The Flammeovirga agarivorans genome has a window encoding:
- a CDS encoding sulfatase-like hydrolase/transferase, with protein sequence MKRYYLLLLPLLAFVFTAYNKIDEDKKPSTEKPNVIVILADDLGYNDVSFNGSQEIPTPNIDKIANEGAKFTNGYVTYSVCGPSRAGLITGRYQDRFGSGRNPLWAPNDISQGLSIDEETMATVLGREGYKSMAVGKWHLGAHEALRPLNRGFDEFYGFLTGGHNYFPELLTLTDISQVKSQFAAYKTKLLKNDKRVEETEYITDGLTRETVRFIKDNADDPFFIYLAYNAPHSPLQATKKYLDRFSHMEEGKRKTYCAMVSALDDGVGRVLDALEEKGIADNTIVVFLSDNGGHEGKWGADNGILKGEKGSIYEGGFRVPFAMRWPNKIQANTVYEKPVSSLDIMATAVEYAGASPKNKLDGVDIVPYITGKKKGLPHESLRWRMFDSKTYAVRKGDMKYIHKTNKKNGKVMTYYYNLAKDISETSNLKVSKSEKEDLQEEYNAWEKQMIDPTYLGLGQDKKYTSEHPDRFNTEVY encoded by the coding sequence ATGAAAAGATATTACTTACTACTTTTACCTTTACTAGCTTTTGTATTTACCGCATACAATAAGATAGATGAAGATAAAAAACCGTCAACTGAAAAGCCCAATGTGATTGTAATTCTAGCAGATGACCTTGGATACAATGATGTGAGCTTTAATGGTAGTCAAGAAATTCCTACTCCTAACATTGATAAAATTGCCAATGAAGGAGCAAAATTCACCAATGGATATGTGACCTATTCTGTATGTGGTCCTTCTAGAGCTGGACTCATAACAGGAAGATATCAAGACCGATTTGGTTCGGGTAGAAATCCACTTTGGGCTCCGAATGATATCTCTCAGGGTTTAAGTATTGATGAAGAAACAATGGCTACGGTTTTAGGTCGTGAGGGATATAAAAGTATGGCAGTAGGTAAATGGCATCTTGGTGCACATGAAGCGTTGAGACCTTTGAATAGAGGTTTTGATGAATTTTACGGTTTCTTAACCGGAGGTCATAATTACTTCCCAGAGTTGTTAACCTTAACAGATATCTCTCAGGTAAAAAGCCAATTTGCAGCTTACAAAACGAAGCTTCTTAAGAATGATAAAAGAGTTGAGGAAACAGAGTATATCACAGATGGTCTAACAAGAGAAACAGTACGTTTTATCAAAGACAACGCAGATGATCCTTTCTTTATTTATCTAGCTTATAACGCACCTCACTCCCCTTTACAAGCGACAAAGAAATACCTTGATAGATTTTCTCATATGGAAGAAGGAAAGAGAAAAACATACTGTGCAATGGTATCTGCTTTAGACGATGGTGTTGGAAGAGTATTAGACGCTTTAGAAGAGAAAGGTATCGCAGACAATACGATTGTGGTATTCTTATCAGACAACGGTGGACATGAAGGAAAATGGGGAGCAGATAATGGTATTTTAAAAGGGGAGAAAGGGTCTATTTACGAAGGTGGATTTAGAGTGCCTTTTGCCATGCGTTGGCCAAATAAGATCCAAGCAAATACAGTGTATGAAAAGCCAGTATCTTCATTGGATATTATGGCAACAGCAGTAGAATATGCAGGAGCTTCTCCAAAAAATAAATTAGACGGAGTAGATATAGTTCCTTATATCACAGGAAAGAAAAAAGGTTTACCTCATGAGTCATTAAGATGGAGAATGTTTGATTCTAAAACTTATGCAGTGAGGAAAGGAGATATGAAGTACATTCACAAAACCAATAAGAAAAATGGCAAAGTGATGACTTATTACTACAACCTTGCTAAAGATATTTCTGAAACGTCAAACTTGAAAGTTTCTAAATCAGAAAAGGAAGATCTTCAGGAAGAATATAATGCATGGGAAAAACAGATGATTGACCCAACATACCTAGGACTTGGTCAGGATAAGAAATATACATCAGAACATCCGGACCGCTTTAATACAGAAGTATACTAA
- a CDS encoding efflux RND transporter periplasmic adaptor subunit: protein MNKKSSIFKYFLPLLFLIGCSEEEQTKKEVIRPVKLLTVQSNNASVDKTFPAITKETKASILSFRVGGPLVKLNAEVGQKIKKGQLIAEIDDRDFIVELQAKKAKYIQAEAEKNRYEGLLKKQSIPQNEYDQKLAAFLIAQSNYEDAQNALKDTKIYSPFDAVVSEKMVENFQEVRAKQGIASLLDFSDTEVKFYIPESFVRYIDQVESFDVRVNAYPNTTFKAVIKEVGAKAEGASGFPVYLYLTDLQKIKNDFPIGAGMSCKVDMHFNDYSVKENIFLIPIHSIVQSKNKNVVMTYDKTSHTVKTKDIQIGALSGTNQIQVLGGLQNGEQIVEYGGNLLQNGQKVRVLDFNPTTSKIAKQ from the coding sequence ATGAACAAAAAATCATCTATCTTCAAATACTTCTTACCGCTCCTATTTTTAATAGGATGTAGTGAAGAAGAACAAACAAAAAAGGAAGTCATTCGTCCAGTTAAACTATTAACCGTACAATCCAATAATGCTTCTGTTGATAAGACATTCCCTGCTATAACAAAAGAAACCAAAGCCTCAATTCTTTCCTTTAGGGTTGGAGGACCATTGGTAAAACTAAATGCTGAAGTAGGCCAAAAAATCAAAAAAGGTCAACTGATTGCTGAAATAGATGATAGAGATTTTATTGTGGAACTACAGGCGAAGAAAGCAAAATATATTCAAGCTGAAGCCGAAAAAAATAGATATGAAGGGTTATTAAAAAAGCAATCCATTCCACAAAATGAATATGATCAAAAATTAGCTGCTTTCCTGATTGCTCAATCCAATTATGAGGATGCCCAAAATGCACTAAAAGACACTAAGATTTACTCTCCTTTTGATGCTGTGGTATCTGAAAAAATGGTAGAAAATTTTCAGGAAGTGAGAGCAAAACAAGGTATTGCAAGCCTTCTAGACTTCTCAGATACTGAAGTAAAATTCTACATTCCAGAAAGTTTTGTAAGGTATATAGATCAGGTTGAGTCTTTTGATGTTCGCGTAAATGCTTATCCAAATACAACTTTCAAGGCCGTAATTAAAGAAGTCGGAGCAAAAGCGGAAGGTGCATCTGGATTCCCTGTTTATTTGTATTTAACTGATTTACAAAAGATCAAGAATGACTTCCCAATTGGTGCTGGAATGAGCTGTAAAGTAGATATGCACTTTAATGATTACTCTGTAAAAGAGAATATTTTTTTAATCCCAATCCATTCAATCGTTCAATCAAAAAATAAAAATGTAGTGATGACTTATGATAAAACATCGCATACAGTGAAGACCAAGGATATTCAAATAGGAGCTTTATCGGGTACTAATCAGATTCAAGTTTTAGGTGGATTACAAAACGGCGAACAGATTGTAGAATACGGTGGCAATCTTCTTCAAAATGGACAAAAGGTGCGTGTCCTCGACTTCAATCCAACGACTTCAAAAATAGCAAAACAATAA
- a CDS encoding arylsulfatase has product MKKALLLVLSFFSVIQLIADDQPTKKDPKKPNIVILWGDDIGQFNLSFWNRGQMGYETPNIDRIAEEGIAFTDYYGEQSCTAGRSSFLTGQNPIRSGLAKVGLPGADAGFRNEHPSIAWLLKREGYTTAQFGKNHFGDRDDMLPTNHGFDEFYGNLYHLNAEEEPEHPDYPQDEWFKEKFGPRGVIHSYADGRISDTGPLTKKRMETVDREITTRTLEWIDERSKDDKPFFLWYNTVGMHFPTYPADDIKGISGQGGDSFYADAMVDHDRNIGKILEKLEKLGLMENTIIMYSTDNGPHYNEWPDGAVTPYRSEKNSNWEGAYRVPCHVMWKGHIPEGKILKGIVSHQDWLPTLMSLAGKDDIKTELEGGIDYAGRKVQTTIDGFNMMPYFLGQVDESPRHNFIYTSDDGDITAVRMDDWKVVFMEQRAHGMQLWAEPFVTLRLPKIFNIRRDPYERADTDSNSYWNWVAKRAPWIYKGGATAGMFIQSLYKYPQIEKIDSFSIDQTMEDYKQWNEERQK; this is encoded by the coding sequence ATGAAAAAAGCATTATTACTAGTACTTTCCTTTTTTTCTGTTATTCAGTTGATTGCAGACGATCAACCGACAAAAAAAGATCCTAAAAAGCCAAACATTGTCATTCTTTGGGGTGATGATATCGGACAGTTCAACCTATCTTTCTGGAATAGAGGGCAAATGGGTTATGAAACTCCGAATATCGATAGAATTGCCGAAGAAGGAATCGCATTTACTGATTACTATGGTGAGCAGTCTTGTACAGCAGGACGTTCTTCATTCCTTACAGGTCAGAACCCAATTCGTTCTGGTTTAGCAAAAGTGGGTTTACCGGGTGCAGATGCTGGTTTCAGAAATGAACATCCATCTATCGCTTGGTTACTAAAAAGAGAAGGGTATACTACTGCTCAATTTGGTAAAAACCACTTCGGTGATAGAGACGATATGTTACCAACAAACCATGGTTTTGATGAGTTCTACGGTAACCTATACCACTTAAATGCTGAGGAAGAGCCTGAGCACCCAGATTACCCTCAAGACGAATGGTTCAAAGAAAAATTTGGCCCAAGAGGTGTTATTCACTCTTATGCTGATGGTCGTATTTCAGATACAGGTCCATTAACTAAGAAAAGAATGGAAACTGTAGACCGTGAAATTACTACACGTACTTTAGAGTGGATCGATGAAAGATCTAAAGACGATAAGCCTTTCTTCTTATGGTACAATACAGTAGGTATGCACTTCCCAACGTATCCTGCAGATGATATTAAAGGTATCTCGGGTCAAGGTGGAGACTCATTCTATGCTGATGCGATGGTGGATCATGATAGAAACATCGGTAAGATCTTGGAAAAATTAGAAAAGTTAGGGTTAATGGAGAATACAATCATTATGTATTCTACAGATAATGGTCCTCACTACAACGAATGGCCTGACGGTGCGGTAACTCCTTACCGTTCGGAGAAAAACTCCAACTGGGAAGGTGCTTACAGAGTTCCTTGTCATGTCATGTGGAAAGGTCATATTCCAGAAGGTAAAATCTTAAAAGGTATCGTATCACACCAAGATTGGTTACCAACGTTAATGTCTTTAGCGGGCAAGGACGATATTAAAACTGAGCTAGAAGGTGGTATCGATTACGCTGGTCGTAAAGTTCAAACGACAATTGATGGATTTAACATGATGCCTTACTTCTTAGGTCAAGTGGATGAATCACCACGTCACAACTTTATTTATACTTCTGATGATGGAGATATTACAGCGGTTAGAATGGACGATTGGAAAGTAGTTTTCATGGAACAAAGAGCACATGGTATGCAATTATGGGCAGAACCATTTGTAACATTAAGATTACCTAAGATCTTCAATATCAGAAGAGACCCATACGAAAGAGCAGACACAGATTCTAATTCATATTGGAACTGGGTAGCGAAAAGAGCGCCTTGGATCTACAAAGGTGGTGCTACAGCGGGTATGTTTATTCAATCGCTTTACAAGTACCCACAAATTGAGAAAATTGATTCGTTCTCTATTGATCAAACAATGGAAGATTACAAGCAGTGGAACGAGGAAAGACAAAAGTAG
- a CDS encoding helix-turn-helix domain-containing protein — MMRTLNYKEGSMRSIIDQTLEFEGGAYNKQVYLVNTDYVKGKSKYFQLQSGIEFSVNTFTYKEDTKAIFHGDKESDRFICFRFTYDGDITQASIDAHNINDSNNADIIVYDTSVTTEFVFKKGETQKWVGVRINRAVMENDEHLFKEFFGDIFTKEKGNEWFLYDSTPLEIHILLKDIYAIDETKTPIIQNTLLVARSSEMISIFFDRLMNRTHKPNKGLHSQDFEQLLLVKDHLLSSLDDVPSLDELSEMYGFSVSKLRRDFQQVFGTSIIKFHLNYRLEKAKIMLASKSVNIQTVSRACGFKSSSKFSFYFKKKYGIKPKELAKKYFQ, encoded by the coding sequence ATGATGAGAACACTCAATTATAAAGAAGGCTCAATGCGATCGATTATTGATCAGACATTGGAATTCGAAGGCGGAGCTTATAACAAGCAGGTGTACTTGGTGAATACCGATTATGTAAAAGGAAAAAGTAAATATTTTCAGTTACAGTCAGGAATTGAATTTTCTGTCAATACTTTTACCTATAAAGAAGATACCAAGGCGATATTTCATGGAGATAAAGAATCGGATCGTTTTATCTGTTTTCGCTTTACTTATGATGGAGATATCACACAAGCGAGTATTGATGCACATAATATCAATGACAGCAATAATGCAGACATCATTGTTTATGATACCTCAGTAACGACAGAATTTGTTTTCAAAAAAGGTGAAACACAAAAATGGGTTGGTGTCCGAATCAATAGGGCAGTAATGGAAAATGATGAACATCTCTTTAAAGAGTTTTTCGGTGATATTTTTACCAAAGAGAAAGGAAACGAATGGTTTCTATATGACAGCACTCCTTTGGAAATCCATATTTTGCTTAAAGACATTTATGCTATTGATGAAACGAAAACACCAATCATTCAAAATACATTATTAGTAGCGCGCTCCAGTGAAATGATCAGTATTTTCTTTGATCGTTTGATGAACAGAACTCATAAACCTAATAAGGGACTGCATTCACAAGATTTTGAGCAACTGCTACTCGTTAAAGATCACTTGTTATCGTCTTTAGATGATGTGCCTTCTTTGGATGAGTTATCAGAGATGTATGGGTTCTCCGTATCAAAATTAAGAAGAGATTTCCAACAAGTCTTTGGCACCTCTATTATCAAGTTTCACCTCAACTATAGATTGGAGAAAGCTAAAATTATGTTGGCTTCCAAATCTGTGAACATACAAACAGTCTCCAGAGCTTGTGGGTTTAAGTCATCTTCAAAGTTTTCATTTTATTTCAAGAAAAAATACGGGATTAAACCGAAGGAATTGGCTAAAAAGTACTTCCAATAA
- a CDS encoding efflux RND transporter permease subunit — protein MSISKYAIENKKVIHFFLVILLVAGISSFFKLGKQEDAPFTIKQVIITTEFPGATQWEVEELVTEVIEKELQKVGHLKQIKSESRNGLSQIDVEIVPNYNPDQLQQKWDEIRRRVRDAEIQLPEGAGVPNINDNFGDVLGMYYALTAEDGIDATTLRDYAIYIQKSLKPIKGVSKIDLYGEQQPVIDVEIDQSKLSNLGISPQEVFNTIRKHNKVVDGGTFNVGRSAVKVDATNGFQSLEDIKNLIVKGKSLEFRLSDIAKVSKGFQDPAEVLMRVNGKPAIGIAIANESGLNIVETGHAVEEKLTALQATIPVGLELVGLYHENEVAENANMDFIDNLVMSVIIVVLILVFAMGVRPSLLIGTSLVFAIVTTLVFMDQIGLTLNRTTLAAIIIAMGMLVDNAIVVADNAINAMKRGVSKKEALVNGASVPQWGLFGATFIAIFSFLPLAMATDDTAETIQPLFYVLSISLLLSWVFALTQTVVYGDFMLKAPKTTADPYDNKFFRAYKKVIEKLIEKRWWSLSGVIGIFVLFTLWGNSVKQSFFPFVEKPLFKVDYWLPNDAPINFTYEDSKQLENWLLEQEEVKNVSITIGSTPPRYYLASVSWSNAKNLASFLIEVHDAEKVKEVLDKAKKYSAEHLPHAMTIFQQFKAAPTPRADLEACFLGPDPEVLRELVEEAKRRMRSVSTTQNVRDNWREKTPFWKPIYSEEKARRAGISKGNIATATRMMREGINVGVYRERDKRMPILVKDVSRKSYDNNNLGAIPVISEEGKTIQMDQIIDHYEVGFEEAWLWRFNRQRMIAAQCDVEFGFESPEVEEAVVPLIESMELPEGYTLFWDGLKRYQTQSNEAISAPLPIAAVLMVAVLLVLFKGYRKPLVILGILPLIWVGIILGMKVFGQTIGFMAILGLLGLVGMVIKNAIVLVEQIEIEMNNGLGEYDALIMSALSRTIPVAMAAATTILGMAPIIKDPLFGGMAAAIMGGLFAATIATLIVLPILYAIFFNLKKPQL, from the coding sequence ATGAGTATTTCTAAATATGCCATAGAAAATAAAAAAGTCATTCACTTTTTTCTTGTAATTCTATTAGTGGCAGGCATTAGTTCTTTCTTCAAACTTGGTAAACAAGAAGATGCTCCTTTTACTATAAAACAAGTTATTATCACAACAGAGTTTCCTGGAGCAACCCAATGGGAAGTAGAAGAATTAGTAACTGAAGTTATAGAAAAAGAACTTCAAAAGGTAGGTCATTTAAAGCAGATAAAATCTGAATCCAGAAACGGGCTCTCTCAGATTGATGTAGAAATTGTTCCTAATTACAATCCTGACCAACTACAACAAAAATGGGATGAAATTAGAAGAAGAGTTAGAGATGCCGAAATACAATTGCCAGAAGGTGCAGGTGTGCCTAATATCAATGATAATTTCGGTGATGTATTAGGAATGTATTATGCCTTAACCGCAGAAGATGGTATTGATGCAACTACACTTAGAGATTATGCCATATACATTCAAAAAAGTCTAAAGCCTATAAAAGGAGTATCAAAAATTGATTTATACGGTGAACAACAACCTGTTATTGACGTTGAGATCGATCAAAGTAAACTTTCTAATTTAGGAATCAGTCCTCAAGAGGTTTTTAATACCATCAGAAAACACAATAAGGTAGTTGATGGAGGTACTTTCAACGTTGGAAGAAGTGCCGTAAAAGTAGATGCGACAAATGGTTTTCAATCTTTAGAAGATATTAAAAACCTGATAGTAAAAGGTAAGTCATTAGAATTTAGACTAAGTGATATCGCAAAAGTTTCTAAAGGATTCCAAGACCCTGCAGAGGTTTTGATGAGAGTAAACGGGAAACCTGCTATTGGTATTGCCATTGCAAATGAATCTGGTTTAAACATCGTTGAAACGGGTCATGCTGTAGAAGAAAAACTTACTGCATTACAAGCTACAATTCCTGTAGGTTTAGAACTTGTTGGTCTTTACCATGAGAATGAAGTAGCCGAAAATGCTAATATGGATTTCATCGACAACTTAGTGATGTCAGTAATCATCGTTGTATTAATTCTTGTATTTGCCATGGGGGTAAGACCTAGCTTACTAATTGGTACAAGTTTAGTTTTTGCGATTGTTACCACCCTCGTTTTCATGGATCAAATTGGTCTCACACTAAATAGAACAACACTTGCTGCAATTATTATTGCAATGGGTATGTTGGTGGATAATGCAATTGTAGTGGCCGACAACGCGATCAATGCCATGAAACGAGGGGTTAGCAAAAAAGAAGCTTTAGTCAATGGAGCCTCTGTTCCTCAATGGGGACTATTTGGCGCTACATTTATTGCTATCTTCTCCTTCTTACCATTAGCTATGGCAACAGATGATACCGCAGAAACAATCCAGCCTTTATTTTACGTACTGTCCATTTCGTTATTACTAAGTTGGGTATTCGCTTTAACACAAACGGTCGTCTATGGTGATTTTATGTTGAAGGCACCGAAAACAACCGCTGACCCTTACGACAACAAATTTTTTAGAGCGTATAAAAAAGTCATAGAGAAATTAATCGAAAAAAGATGGTGGAGTTTAAGTGGTGTGATAGGTATTTTTGTACTCTTTACTTTATGGGGAAACTCAGTGAAACAAAGCTTCTTCCCTTTTGTAGAAAAACCATTATTTAAAGTAGATTACTGGCTTCCAAATGATGCACCTATCAACTTCACTTATGAAGACAGTAAACAATTAGAAAATTGGTTGTTGGAACAAGAGGAAGTGAAAAATGTATCCATCACTATTGGAAGTACTCCCCCAAGGTATTATTTAGCTTCTGTTTCATGGTCGAATGCTAAAAACCTAGCTTCTTTCTTGATCGAAGTACATGATGCTGAAAAAGTAAAGGAAGTACTTGATAAAGCAAAAAAGTATAGTGCAGAACACTTGCCTCATGCAATGACTATCTTCCAACAGTTTAAAGCGGCTCCCACTCCAAGAGCAGATTTGGAAGCTTGTTTCTTAGGCCCTGACCCAGAAGTTTTAAGAGAACTTGTAGAAGAGGCAAAGAGAAGAATGAGATCTGTTAGTACAACTCAAAATGTCAGAGACAATTGGAGAGAAAAAACACCTTTCTGGAAACCCATTTACTCTGAAGAAAAAGCAAGGAGAGCAGGCATCTCAAAAGGTAATATTGCTACAGCAACTCGTATGATGAGAGAAGGCATAAATGTAGGCGTTTACAGAGAAAGAGATAAACGTATGCCCATACTTGTAAAAGATGTCTCAAGAAAATCGTATGACAATAATAACCTTGGTGCCATCCCTGTTATTTCTGAAGAAGGAAAAACGATCCAAATGGATCAAATCATTGATCATTATGAGGTCGGTTTCGAAGAAGCATGGTTATGGAGATTCAATCGTCAACGAATGATTGCAGCACAATGTGATGTAGAATTTGGTTTTGAATCGCCAGAAGTAGAAGAAGCAGTAGTTCCTCTTATTGAAAGTATGGAATTACCAGAAGGGTATACCCTGTTTTGGGATGGACTAAAACGCTATCAGACACAATCTAATGAGGCCATTTCTGCTCCATTACCTATTGCAGCAGTACTTATGGTCGCTGTGTTATTGGTTCTATTTAAAGGGTATAGAAAGCCATTGGTAATTCTTGGAATTCTCCCACTCATTTGGGTTGGTATCATCTTGGGTATGAAAGTTTTTGGTCAGACCATCGGATTTATGGCAATTCTAGGCTTACTAGGATTAGTAGGGATGGTGATCAAAAATGCCATTGTCTTGGTAGAGCAGATTGAAATAGAAATGAATAATGGTTTAGGTGAATACGATGCCTTGATCATGTCTGCATTGTCAAGAACGATACCTGTAGCCATGGCCGCTGCGACCACAATTCTTGGAATGGCTCCAATTATCAAAGATCCATTATTTGGTGGTATGGCGGCAGCGATTATGGGTGGACTCTTTGCTGCTACAATTGCAACCCTTATCGTCTTACCAATACTTTACGCTATTTTCTTTAATCTTAAAAAGCCTCAACTGTAA